In one Corallococcus sp. EGB genomic region, the following are encoded:
- a CDS encoding DUF4956 domain-containing protein produces the protein MEGPFGALFQDVEQELSALSMGSILPRLVAAALIGALLSSRPWRMLTGKPLPKVEMVQAQILLCAAAAVITAVIGNSVAKAFGLVGLGGFVRFRSGLKDPRDAAILFLVIGLGMACGHGNLVVALVGTGFVATLLFLLDLFEKKAMATKDAKQRLVVSAQADDLVCAEATLRAALGERNVLVKSCAMDFSARRVELEVEEPEPGSLAAALGRTEGAPLRGLRWTAVSAKGAREELV, from the coding sequence ATGGAGGGTCCATTCGGAGCGTTGTTCCAGGACGTGGAGCAGGAGCTGTCGGCCCTGTCGATGGGGTCCATCCTCCCCCGGCTGGTGGCGGCGGCGCTGATTGGCGCGCTGTTGTCGTCGCGGCCGTGGCGGATGTTGACGGGCAAGCCGCTGCCGAAGGTGGAGATGGTGCAGGCGCAGATCCTGCTCTGCGCGGCGGCGGCGGTGATTACGGCGGTGATTGGCAACAGCGTGGCGAAGGCGTTCGGGCTGGTGGGCCTGGGCGGGTTCGTGCGGTTCCGCTCGGGGCTGAAGGACCCGAGGGACGCGGCCATCCTGTTCCTGGTGATTGGCCTGGGCATGGCGTGTGGCCACGGGAACCTGGTGGTGGCGCTCGTGGGCACGGGGTTCGTGGCGACGCTGCTCTTCTTGCTGGACCTGTTCGAGAAGAAGGCCATGGCGACGAAGGACGCGAAGCAGCGGCTGGTGGTGTCCGCGCAGGCGGACGACCTGGTGTGCGCGGAGGCCACGCTGAGGGCGGCGCTGGGGGAGCGCAACGTGCTGGTGAAGAGCTGCGCGATGGACTTCTCCGCGCGGCGGGTGGAGCTGGAAGTGGAGGAGCCGGAGCCTGGAAGCCTGGCGGCGGCATTGGGACGGACGGAAGGGGCGCCCTTGCGGGGCCTGCGGTGGACGGCGGTGAGCGCGAAGGGCGCGCGGGAGGAGCTGGTATGA
- a CDS encoding DUF6086 family protein codes for MLFQWQDSVVWNPSLRMARLFVSQVRALEEAVGIESGVGEIVSDEVEIDPVLLGAFVLALVKQLDSGMSETAKSLMGGGFAIAYGILVACVPKVVFLMKEDTRRLARRGEVLVSGEYWVGPIYEGLVD; via the coding sequence GTGCTTTTCCAGTGGCAAGATAGTGTGGTGTGGAATCCATCGCTTAGAATGGCTCGGCTTTTTGTTTCTCAGGTGCGAGCCTTGGAGGAGGCGGTGGGGATTGAGAGTGGTGTTGGTGAGATTGTTTCTGATGAAGTGGAGATTGATCCTGTGCTGCTTGGGGCATTTGTCTTGGCGCTCGTGAAACAGTTGGATTCAGGGATGAGTGAGACGGCCAAGAGCCTAATGGGGGGGGGGTTTGCGATCGCGTACGGAATTCTTGTGGCTTGTGTTCCGAAGGTTGTGTTTTTGATGAAGGAGGATACGAGGCGTCTTGCGCGCAGGGGAGAGGTGCTGGTGTCTGGTGAATATTGGGTGGGGCCTATTTATGAGGGGCTTGTTGATTGA